The following proteins are co-located in the Sardina pilchardus chromosome 24, fSarPil1.1, whole genome shotgun sequence genome:
- the LOC134072148 gene encoding trypsin-2-like: MHLSVLLLVLGASVAFGLDDDKIVGGYECKPHTRPWQVSIKNSWHFCGGTLVSDRWVVSAAHCYKDASEITLVLGDHEIRYGEGSEQEIAAELVIRHPDYDRYNINNDIMLVKLAKPAVLNEFVQTMALPTSCAPAGTQCHVSGWGSTNSPFGCRWCLNCLDLPILSLEDCEKSYPDRITSSMFCAGFLEGGKDSCQGDSGGPLICNNELQGVVSWGWGCAEANRPGVYAKVCQFTDWIKTTMASH; encoded by the exons ATGCACCTGTCCGTTCTCCTGCTCGTCCTAGGGGCCTCTG TGGCTTTTGGACTGGATGATGATAAGATCGTGGGAGGGTACGAGTGCAAGCCTCACACCAGGCCTTGGCAGGTGTCTATTAAGAACAGCTGGCATTTCTGCGGAGGGACGCTGGTCTCTGACCGCTGGGTGGTCTCTGCGGCCCACTGCTACAAGGA TGCTAGTGAGATCACTCTGGTGCTAGGTGACCATGAGATACGCTACGGCGAGGGCTCTGAGCAGGAAATCGCCGCCGAGCTGGTCATCAGGCATCCTGACTACGACCGCTACAACATCAACAACGACATCATGCTGGTCAAGCTGGCGAAACCTGCCGTTCTGAACGAGTTTGTGCAGACCATGGCACTGCCCACTTCCTGTGCCCCCGCTGGCACCCAGTGCCATGTCTCTGGCTGGGGGTCTACCAATAGCCCCT TTGGCTGCAGGTGGTGTCTGAACTGTCTGGATTTGCCCATTCTGTCCCTGGAGGACTGTGAGAAGTCGTACCCCGACAGAATCACCTCTTCCATGTTCTGCGCTGGTTTtctggagggaggaaaggactCCTGCCag ggggattCTGGTGGTCCCTTGATCTGCAACAATGAGCTACAAGGAGTAGTGTCTTGGGGTTGGGGCTGTGCTGAAGCAAATCGTCCAGGAGTCTATGCTAAG GTCTGCCAATTCACAGACTGGATTAAAACTACTATGGCCTCCCATTAA